The Engraulis encrasicolus isolate BLACKSEA-1 chromosome 4, IST_EnEncr_1.0, whole genome shotgun sequence genome includes a window with the following:
- the LOC134447018 gene encoding uncharacterized protein LOC134447018 gives MNQEAFIWTSASTVTPVPDVLECIVNLQEKLNSALTPVPRAMVLLEPPQYGRGRPRMTISEDALARFSKMGLPITTIARMLGVSAKTVSRRMRDLGFSGARASYSEMTDDELDHAVRRVKARLPNAGYRMVKGCLRAEGHKVQWERVAQSMHRVDADGVFHRMMQLGCIVRRTYCVRRPLSLVHMDTNHKLIRYNIVIFGAIDGYSRKGQR, from the exons ATGAATCAGGAGGCGTTTATATGGACATCCGCGTCCACCGTCACCCCTGTACCTGATGTACTGGAGTGCATTGTAAACCTCCAGGAAAAGTTGAATTCGGCCCTTACTCCTGTTCCACGGGCAATGGTGCTACTGGAACCGCCACAGTACGGAAGAGGACGCCCGAGGATGACAATTTCTGAGGACGCATTGGCCCGTTTTAGTAAGATGGGCTTACCAATAACTACAATTGCGCGCATGTTGGGGGTGAGTGCGAAAACGGTGTCCAGGAGAATGCGCGATCTTGGATTCTCTGGTGCCAGAGCCTCATACAGCGAAATGACGGATGATGAGCTTGATCATGCAGTACGGAGAGTTAAAGCAAGACTGCCAAATGCCG GGTACAGAATGGTGAAAGGCTGCCTCCGAGCAGAGGGACACAAAGTCCAGTGGGAACGGGTGGCTCAGTCCATGCACCGGGTCGATGCTGACGGGGTGTTCCACAGAATGATGCAGCTTGGGTGCATTGTCAGAAGAACCTACTGTGTCCGCCGTCCATTGTCCTTGGTCCACATGGACACTAACCACAAGCTGATACG GTACAACATTGTGATATTCGGGGCAATCGACGGCTATTCTAGAAAG ggtcagaggtga
- the LOC134448154 gene encoding uncharacterized protein LOC134448154: protein MTQMTAECPVCGMAFPAHLIEAHAAECGDASSSNERSSHLVHSEIATVANTIVQKSTEDVLHFLADRVDAAKEFRLCIDRQDLLESTLSQWQKKKNSSPVNVLKVVFLGEAGVDTGALRKEFLTDVMTALEDRFFEGPGEQGKWPKYSTTDLETNNFRAVGEIMALSLAQGGPPPAFLKNWCYNIICHGEIEHSQLTAEDVADCESAELIAAVENCTDTGALLELSDGIISCGYSRVIALKNKASIIRAIVLHSTMRIMPMLLQLRKGLQLYGLQSEMATHPEACHGLFVPGRVEEPDADFLLMSCKAHYSDRGTQKEREERKIMKFFQDFLEQIETKEVWEESVDESETKELKLTVGDVLKWMTGIAHVPILPAEKRDFIITIQFDHNCAEHLGEHKVCYPTVSACTQTVTLPVQHLSTFEQFTTVFGRAVCGSAGFHRV, encoded by the exons ATGACTCAAATG ACTGCAGAATGTCCTGTGTGTGGCATGGCCTTCCCCGCACACTTAATTGAGGCTCATGCTGCGGAGTGTGGTGATGCCTCAAGTTCCAACGAAAG ATCTTCTCACCTTGTCCACAGTGAGATTGCCACAGTGGCCAACACTATAGtacagaaaag CACGGAAGATGTTCTACATTTCCTAGCCGATCGTGTTGATGCTGCCAAAGAATTCCGCCTTTGCATAGATCGACAGGACTTGCTGGAGAGCACCCTCAGtcagtggcaaaaaaaaaaaaactcatctcCTGTCAACGTCCTGAAGGTGGTGTTCCTGGGAGAAGCTGGAGTGGACACGGGGGCACTCAGAAAGGAGTTTCTGACAG aCGTTATGACTGCATTGGAGGACCGCTTTTTTGAAGGGCCCGGGGAACAGGGGAAATGGCCAAAGTATTCAACAACAGACCTTGAGACCAACAATTTCCG agcggtTGGGGAGATTATGGCGTTGAGCCTGGCCCAGGGAGGACCACCCCCAGCTTTCCTCAAAAACTGGTGCTACAACATCATATGCCATGGGGAAATTGAACACAGCCAGCTGACAGCAGAGGATGTGGCCGACTGTGAGTCAGCAGAGCTTATTGCAGCT GTTGAAAACTGCACAGACACAGGGGCCCTGCTAGAGCTGTCAGATGGAATTATCAGCTGTGGCTATTCACGAGTAATTGCATTGAAGAACAAGGCAAGCATCATCCG GGCAATTGTGCTACACTCTACAATGAGGATAATGCCTATGCTACTGCAGCTGCGGAAAGGCCTACAACTATATGGTCTGCAGAGCGAAATGGCCACCCACCCAGAGGCATGCCATGGACTTTTCGTCCCTGGAAGAGTGGAAGAG CCAGATGCAGACTTCTTATTAATGAGCTGCAAAGCTCACTACAGCGACCGGGGTAcccagaaggagagggaggagaggaaaataatgaAATTCTTCCAGGACTTCCTGGAGCAGATCGAAACGAAAG AGGTCTGGGAGGAGTCGGTGGACGAGTCCGAAACCAAAGAACTGAAGCTAACGGTAGGGGACGTTTTAAAATGGATGACTGGGATAGCACATGTTCCAATACTCCCTGCAGAGAAGAGGGACTTTATCATTACTATTCAGTTTGATCATAACTGTGCTGAGCACCTTGGGGAACACAAAGTGTGCTACCCCACAGtcagtgcatgcacacaaactgtCACACTGCCGGTGCAGCACCTCAGCACCTTTGAACAATTCACCACTGTGTTTGGTAGAGCCGTCTGTGGCAGTGCCGGCTTTCACCGAGTGTAA
- the LOC134448155 gene encoding uncharacterized protein LOC134448155, with translation MPVSFKLYIAVFVRQGNGQPSGAQPQNGQPEGRRSVQQELTREARGRKRFMPYGKPQRNFMVNFFLLDEQRLRTPTGEEELQLMLAGLGKRCVSVSEDASHSKLTDLLLEAFPKLAGVSGGWMVHKSSGGGGQRKLVVVPPESEGYSGQQIRSACNNGKCILYIAPIQEQIDITPLPPDAKEFRNMPKAACGKCGVMVPLQGLPGHISNCSSVEDIEDLCSSSEEVL, from the exons ATGCCAGTATCATTCAAACTGTATATTGCTGTCTTTGTCAGGCAAGGGAATGGGCAGCCTTCTGGGGCACAGCCCCAAAATGGGCAGCCTGAAGGCCGTCGCTCTGTACAGCAGGAGTTGACGAG GGAGGCGAGGGGCAGAAAGCGGTTCATGCCCTACGGAAAGCCCCAAAGAAATTTCATGGTAAATTTCTTCCTGCTCGACGAACAGCGCCTCAGGACCCCTACTGGTGAGGAGGAGCTGCAGCTGATGCTGGCTGGCCTGGGGAAGCGGTGTGTGAGCGTGTCAGAGGACGCTTCACACTCCAAG TTGACAGATTTACTGTTGGAGGCCTTTCCCAAGTTAGCCGGCGTCTCTGGAGGCTGGATGGTACATAAATCCTCAG GTGGAGGTGGACAACGAAAGCTAGTGGTGGTGCCTCCGGAGTCGGAGGGTTACAGTGGGCAGCAAATAAGATCCGCTTGCAATAATGGGAAGTGCATCCTTTACATTGCCCCCATTCAAGAACAGATTGATATTACTCCATTACCTCCTGATGCGAAGGAATTTAGGAACATGCCAAAGGCGGCTTGTGGGAAATGTGGCGTTATGGTGCCTCTTCAGGGACTACCGGGGCACATCAGCAATTGCAGCAGCGTAGAGGACATAGAGGATTTATGCAGTTCCTCGGAGGAGGTACTTTAA